Proteins encoded in a region of the Mycolicibacterium chitae genome:
- the sppA gene encoding signal peptide peptidase SppA: MLAFLPGLPGPDDVRALAKKVDTARHNGVPDGCIIELDLQSVPPETGGTGPVAMVSNIVGQRRPLTLRETVAALHRAAEDDRVAGLIARVQLSAAPPGPIQELRAAIAAFTAAKPSLAWAETYPGTLSYYLASAFGEVWMQPSGTVGLIGFATNPMFLRDALDKAGVEAQFITRGDYKSAASLFTEDGYTAAHREADTRIVQSLAEQVWREVAESRGTTVDAVDALADRAPLLRDDAVAGKLIDRIGFRDEAYGRIAELVGAEGISPSTGDPDGEDAPPRLYLAKYARSGKPELPAMNIPGRRGPATVAVITLAGQIVSGRTTPQVLPVGRPSAGADTIAAALREAAADDDISAIVLRVDSPGGSVTGSETIWREVVRARAAGKPVVASMGAVAASGGYYVSMAADAIVANGGTITGSIGVVTGKLIARHLKDRLGVAYGGVRTNENADAWSINAPFTAEQQARVEAEVDLFYTDFVERVADGRGMTTDAVHDIAQGRVWTGADALERGLVDELGGLRAAVCRAKVLAGVDPDAKARVVAYPGSSLRDMLRPKPSSVPAAAALSAAVPAMLMTAVTEAVDQVQRQFTGANAIWLGQHRF; encoded by the coding sequence ATGCTTGCGTTCCTGCCCGGCCTGCCCGGGCCCGACGATGTCCGGGCCCTGGCCAAGAAGGTCGACACCGCCCGCCACAACGGCGTGCCCGACGGCTGCATCATCGAACTCGACCTGCAGTCGGTGCCGCCGGAGACCGGCGGCACCGGCCCGGTGGCGATGGTGTCCAACATCGTGGGGCAGCGCCGGCCGCTGACGCTGCGCGAGACCGTGGCGGCCCTGCACCGCGCCGCCGAGGACGACCGTGTCGCCGGGTTGATCGCCCGGGTGCAACTCAGCGCCGCGCCGCCGGGACCGATCCAGGAACTGCGCGCGGCGATCGCGGCGTTCACGGCGGCCAAGCCGTCGCTGGCCTGGGCCGAGACCTACCCCGGCACACTGTCCTACTACTTGGCCTCGGCGTTCGGCGAGGTGTGGATGCAGCCGTCGGGCACCGTCGGCCTGATCGGCTTCGCGACCAATCCGATGTTCCTGCGCGACGCGCTGGACAAGGCCGGCGTCGAGGCGCAGTTCATCACCCGCGGCGACTACAAGTCGGCGGCCAGCCTGTTCACCGAGGACGGCTACACCGCCGCGCACCGCGAGGCCGACACCCGGATTGTGCAGAGCCTCGCCGAGCAGGTGTGGCGCGAGGTCGCCGAATCCCGCGGCACCACCGTGGATGCCGTCGACGCCCTGGCCGACCGGGCGCCGCTGCTGCGCGACGACGCGGTGGCCGGCAAGCTGATCGACCGGATCGGCTTCCGCGACGAGGCCTACGGCCGGATCGCCGAACTCGTCGGCGCCGAGGGTATCTCGCCGAGCACCGGGGACCCGGATGGCGAGGACGCCCCGCCGCGGCTGTACCTGGCGAAGTACGCCCGCAGCGGCAAGCCCGAACTGCCCGCGATGAACATCCCCGGCCGCCGGGGCCCGGCCACCGTCGCCGTGATCACCCTGGCCGGTCAGATCGTCAGCGGGCGCACGACACCGCAGGTGCTGCCGGTCGGCCGGCCCAGCGCCGGCGCGGACACCATCGCCGCGGCGTTGCGGGAGGCCGCCGCCGACGACGACATCTCGGCGATCGTGCTGCGGGTCGACAGCCCCGGCGGTTCGGTGACGGGTTCGGAGACCATCTGGCGGGAGGTGGTCCGGGCCCGGGCCGCCGGCAAGCCGGTGGTCGCATCGATGGGGGCGGTGGCCGCCTCCGGCGGGTACTACGTGTCCATGGCGGCCGACGCGATCGTGGCCAACGGCGGCACCATCACCGGGTCCATCGGGGTGGTGACCGGCAAGCTGATCGCGCGCCACCTCAAGGACCGCCTCGGCGTGGCCTACGGCGGCGTGCGCACCAACGAGAACGCCGACGCCTGGTCGATCAACGCGCCGTTCACCGCCGAGCAGCAGGCCCGCGTGGAGGCCGAGGTCGACCTGTTCTACACCGACTTCGTCGAGCGCGTCGCCGACGGCCGCGGGATGACCACCGACGCGGTCCACGACATCGCGCAGGGACGGGTCTGGACCGGCGCCGACGCGCTGGAGCGCGGGCTGGTCGACGAACTCGGCGGGCTGCGCGCCGCGGTGTGCCGGGCCAAGGTGCTCGCCGGGGTCGACCCGGACGCCAAGGCCCGGGTGGTGGCCTATCCCGGGTCTTCGCTGCGCGACATGCTGCGGCCGAAACCGTCGTCG
- a CDS encoding DUF732 domain-containing protein encodes MKHRSTAGVLAAACIGASALLAAGAAQASTDDQRFTDAVATLNIPMAPDVDVPKVGRDVCGMITSGRATTVDPVRTVRGVVGTLEKSGMNRGQAVGLMRASVAVYCPEHGGIVGR; translated from the coding sequence GAGTACCGCCGGCGTACTGGCGGCGGCCTGCATCGGCGCGAGCGCGTTGCTGGCTGCCGGCGCGGCCCAGGCCAGCACCGACGATCAGCGGTTCACCGATGCGGTGGCCACGCTGAACATCCCGATGGCCCCCGACGTCGACGTGCCCAAGGTGGGCCGCGACGTGTGCGGCATGATCACCTCCGGCCGCGCGACCACCGTGGACCCGGTCCGGACCGTGCGCGGCGTGGTCGGCACCCTGGAGAAGAGCGGGATGAATCGCGGTCAGGCCGTGGGCCTGATGCGCGCCTCGGTCGCGGTGTACTGCCCCGAGCACGGCGGCATCGTCGGCCGCTGA